GCTAATGAGGATGCTTCAGATGCTGGTGCTGCCTCTCATCGTCTCCAGTTTGGTTACAGGTTAGCTCTAAATGAGCACGGACACAGTCCATAATCCCCAGACCCCAAAATGTGAAAAGTGAAGGATTATTAGTGTAACCACATTAAGCTCAACTTTAAATATTGACAGCTCTAGTCACTGTATAAATATATTTGTGTCaattaatgaaaacataaatgaaAAATTCTGAACTTATATCTCTTCTGTGTCAGGTATTTCCTCCTTGGACAGCAAAGCATCGGGTAAGATGGGTATGCGTGCCGTAGTCTATTACATGGTGACCACCCTGCTTGCTGTGTTTATCGGCATTGTCATCGTGATAATCATACAACCTGGGAAAGGCAGCAGGGACAGTCCTGTGGCCAACAGTGGAAACATAGAACCAGTTCAGGCTGCTGATGCTTTCCTGGATCTGATCAGGTACCAACAGCAATGACACCGCTTAGAAACTCTCTTTAACTTATTTGAAAGTCAATCACGAGTTTTGTTAACTGTGTCAGCAGTTTTAAGATTGCCAACACAAAGCCACTTCATCCACTTTTAGAGGAACTGTCTGATATTTTGTTAACGTAGACGGTCAGATGACACTACATCCAGTCGCCAGTGTGCTTGACTTGGTAGAGCAAGGCCTGTAATATGCTTTTCAAATAGATTGTAAGggtttaaatacaaaataatctttattttttttataaggcTACTTGAGAGATGCAAGATTTGTATAAAAACTCCAGactgctctctctgtttttcagatttttatgtTTAGCTCACTAACTGGCAGCATGCTGTGACTGCATTTGGAAAGGGAATACATGAGATATTTATGGGTTCAATTATCCTACTTTCAGCAAGAAAGTAAATAATTGTagcccaaaatgtcaaactattctTTGTAAAGCTTAATACAATAATTAGGGCACAcagatgtaaaaagaaaagtagaaaCAGTGAGTGTAGAAACATGAATGACAATTCTCCCAGGCAGATATTATAGCATGAAATGGTAATTGATAAACATAATAAACCATGCCAGAGCCTGCTTTCACTCATATGATTCTGTTTTTAGAAAAAGAGgagcaaaaatgtatttttttatttttttatttcaggaaCATGTTTCCCCCTAATCTTGTAGAGGCTTGTTTTAAGCAGGTGAGACACTCTTTCCTATCTGTGATATATTATTAGTACTATTGGATATAACACAACGGATATTTCATTGTATAAAACAACCGCCAACATATATCTTGAGATCTCATCCATGcacagagaaaataaattgaAGACAAATATGTACAAACATACATTGTTTCAGTtgttcaaaaaaataataaaagtctgGTTTGATTGTCACACTCTCTTTTATAGTATAAAACTCTGTACAAGAAGACTGTGCACACAAGGAAtgtgacagtgacactgaatCTCACCGACACTCTCAACATAACAGACTCTACCCTGAGCGTGAACCTCAGCAGAGTGCTACACACCATACAGGTGGGTTAACTGCATGATTCGATCTCACCATTGAGGAGGATTTTCATCTAATAAtgaattacacatattttatttttgcaggaGACAGTGGAGGAGACTGTTCCTGTGTCCGGCTCCTCTAATGGAGTGAACGCTCTGGGTTTGGTCGTTTTCTCCATGTGCTTCGGTCTGGTCATCGGCAACATGAAACAACAGGGTCAGGCCCTCAGGGACTTCTTTGACTGCCTGAATGAAGCCATCATGAGGCTTGTGTCCGTCATCATTTGGTAAGTAAATACACACCTCCAACTCTGTAACCTTctgatctttatttgtatattaacACATAGGTCAGTCACTTTATCATCCTCATATATAATCATGTCACCCCCCCAGGTATGCTCCAGTCGGCATCCTGTTCCTGATTGCAGGGAAGATTGTGGAGATGAAGGATCTGGCACAGGTGGGAGGTCAGCTGGGGATGTACACTGTATCGGTCATTGTGGGTCTCCTTATCCATGGCCTCTTTGTCCTGCCACTGCTCTTCTTCCTGGTGACCAGGAAGAATCCCTACATCTTCATTGGTGGCTTGCTGCAGGCGCTCATCACTGCTTTAGGAACCTCATCTAGGTAAACATTATAACTTGAAACTGACGGATGTTCACCTTTAATCtctagggcaggggttcccaaacttttcagcccgtgacccccaaaataaaggtgccaaagacttgcaacccctgctgtccctcaaagtgatttaatgtggcttcatttagttgctctgcagaaaattagcctacattccgttatgaattaaccaactgctactgatgcttttgataatttcCTGTTTACTCGCCCTCAACTTAGGAGTCatttggcaaaaagaaaggttgaaaactcattacattttctattttctatttttatttcaagtttagctactatttttgtcgatattgtGTACcatgatgggtaaaatgtaatatttttagataacttttgtcattcaacttctttattgcattttttcagtatttctttgttcaccacaagttaacaaattatatataagtaacacaaaaccatcaaagagaagaaaaaaaaacataaatacaaaagaaaaaagaaataataataattaacagtacaaatgaaaaggaagataaacataagaaaacaaggtaaataaataaaggtaataataataaatgtttttagataacttaaaaaaaaaaaaaacattcaggaaGACATTTCACGACCCCCCACTAGTGTCTGGCaaccctccagggggtcccgacccacagtTTGGGAAACCCTGCTCTAGGGTATAGAAATGTATGTAGGTATAGGTATGTAGAAATTAAGTACTGAAGGGTTAAGGATATGATACAAACAGTATTTACATTGTATGAAATCAAAATACTACACTGTTAGATACATACATTATATATTATGATAGGATAGGAAATAGTTggatatgttacaatacaatacaattcatTTACATGTCTTGACTGGTTCTTATTCAAGATACTTCATTGCTCTTTCCCCTCATACCTCAGCTCAGCTACTCTACCTATCACCTTTCGTTGTCTGGAGGAGAACAACCGTGTGGATAAACGAGTGACACGTTTTGTCCTCCCTGTGGGTGCCACCATCAACATGGACGGAACTGCCCTCTATGAGGCAGTGGCAGCCATTTTTATTGCCCAAGTCAATGACATGGACCTGAACTTTGGCCAGATTCTCACAATCAGGTAACCCTATTAGTTTGTTTCACTCTAGGTGATATAGACCAATACTATGGATTATATCTGAGCTTCTCAATTTAAAGAGGAACTGTCCCAATCCATGCTAAAAGTCTGTTTACTTGTCATTTAAAGGGATAATGCATATGGAAAAAATTGTGAATTCTTTGACACGCTGTCCTAAATCTTTTACATTTCCCCAGTATTATTGAGGGATGACAACAACAAGAAttctcaaaatgaaaaatattagGGAGCATGGAGTTATGAAGAAGTAAGCTCACAAGAACTCTGAAGCCTAGTCCTCCaatctgtttgtaaagagaTATGAGCTGTATATTGCTGCATTATACCTAGATCTATACctgtaaatattgttttaagAGTATTTCATATGTTCAAGTATTTGACGCTTTCAGGTCAAGCAACAGCAAGGCAGCTTAGTGTATATGCAGCCATGCAGGGATGTCAAACAATATGCTTCACCGTCCTTTCCATATGTTTATCTAGGCTACAACATAAAGCTGATAACTTATTATATCTACAACTTTTGCAGGCTCTGGAAGAAAATCTTCCAAGTCTTGACAAATACAGATTGTAGCAGGAATGACATCCACAGGCTAAGAGGTTAATAGGCAAACACTTATACTGTCTGACTCTGATAGAGAGGTACGGCAGGTGAGGAAGCACGTGGGCCGCAGCTTGTAAATACAGAAGCTGGCATCAGATatgtaggtttttttttgcacagatCAGTCTAGAGGTGAGCTGATAAAATGTGTTTAGCCAAGAATGTAAAAAATGCattgttcctttttcttttcttaatgtTTTATCATTCTTGAGGAACATATTGTTTCGAGAggaaataaagatttttttaagaCAACCTTTGTCAGGTGACAAGACAAATCCTGGATGGGTAAcctcaaaaaataatttatctATAAACTGTGTAATGACTCattcaattcatttttatttgctcaGTTTTGAAACAGACATAGTTTCTATATGAATCCTCTGCGCCACCTGTTTTTTGGCTGCAGAGGAGATTCAACAtgtgatcatgttttatttatataacaatTCACCTGGTCAGCAATTTTATTAAAATAGTGTTCTCATGTGTACATGTTATTtgagaaataaaattaaatccgTTGTTATCCTTTAAAACATTAGTACAACTTTCttaagtttatttaaaaacatgtcgGTATGACCACTCGAAAGAACATTTCCATAATTGTAGAATTccccctgtgtgtttgtcactctaCTACTCCCACCAGAGAGCACAtgtgcagtttgtttgtttctctttattaAATGTCTTCACTCTCCTCTTCATTCCCTCCCACCACCCACTCAGTATCACAGCAACTGCTGCCAGCATCGGAGCAGCAGGCATCCCTCAGGCTGGCCTAGTTACCATGGTGATCGTATTGACATCGGTGGGACTGCCCACAGAGGACATAACACTGATCATCGCTGTGGATTGGTTCTTGTGAGTTTCCACTAAATGTCAGCTTGATGGGGattggtctgtgtgtgtgccagccTAAATGTCATTGTAAAGCTTCAGAGAGCCCAGAGGTCCCTCTGCTACAAAGGTTATTGATGCATAATGCAGAGTGACCGATTTAAGAAGCTTTGTTTAGAGGCACATTTATAAGCTGTTTGTGTCATATACAGTATACAACAATATTTCCCCTGTCTAAACCTGCATACATGAAATCTCTCTTTTTGTCCCTATgtgttctctttctctctctctcttctttccccAG
The genomic region above belongs to Notolabrus celidotus isolate fNotCel1 chromosome 2, fNotCel1.pri, whole genome shotgun sequence and contains:
- the slc1a6 gene encoding excitatory amino acid transporter 4; protein product: MNEKPPNSASLFLNEDSEKPPHPERADLKRRIRRAMERRASSIKERISSISRESVKGFLKRNLFVLFTVAAVVLGVILGFTLRPLNLSLREIKYFAFPGELLMRMLQMLVLPLIVSSLVTGISSLDSKASGKMGMRAVVYYMVTTLLAVFIGIVIVIIIQPGKGSRDSPVANSGNIEPVQAADAFLDLIRNMFPPNLVEACFKQYKTLYKKTVHTRNVTVTLNLTDTLNITDSTLSVNLSRVLHTIQETVEETVPVSGSSNGVNALGLVVFSMCFGLVIGNMKQQGQALRDFFDCLNEAIMRLVSVIIWYAPVGILFLIAGKIVEMKDLAQVGGQLGMYTVSVIVGLLIHGLFVLPLLFFLVTRKNPYIFIGGLLQALITALGTSSSSATLPITFRCLEENNRVDKRVTRFVLPVGATINMDGTALYEAVAAIFIAQVNDMDLNFGQILTISITATAASIGAAGIPQAGLVTMVIVLTSVGLPTEDITLIIAVDWFLDRLRTTTNVLGDSLGAGIVEHLSRKELQTQDAEVCNSVLEENEKPYQLICQENDIHNHRNSETTM